One Chryseobacterium indoltheticum DNA segment encodes these proteins:
- the lysA gene encoding diaminopimelate decarboxylase gives MNSKELLKIANEFGTPVYVYDAESIKVQYEKLTSSFLKHTKFFYAAKALTNINILKYVKNLGASLDCVSINEVKLGLKAGFTKEKILFTPNCVDLAEIEEAMTHGVHINIDNISILEQFGNKYGNTYPILVRINPHIFAGGNYKISTGHIDSKFGISIHQVRHIERVMKSTNLNVEGLHMHTGSEIKDPDVFLQALEIMLELSEHFPNLKYLDMGSGFKIPYQDSEEETDVKTLGKKVEKVIAEFSKSTGKKFELWFEPGKFLVGKSGYLLVKANVIKQTTATVFVGVNSGFNHLIRPMFYDSYHQIENLSNPKGAERIYTVVGNICETDTFAWDRKLNEVREGDILAFHNAGAYGFEMSSNFNSRLKPAEVLFLDGKAHLIRKRDEFEDLLRNQIEVI, from the coding sequence ATGAATTCAAAAGAATTATTAAAGATCGCCAATGAATTTGGCACACCGGTGTACGTTTACGACGCAGAATCGATTAAAGTTCAATACGAAAAACTTACATCTTCTTTTTTAAAACACACAAAGTTCTTCTATGCTGCGAAGGCACTGACAAACATCAATATCTTGAAATATGTCAAGAACTTGGGTGCTTCTTTGGATTGTGTATCTATTAATGAAGTTAAATTAGGTCTAAAGGCAGGTTTCACCAAAGAGAAAATCTTATTCACTCCCAATTGTGTCGATTTGGCTGAGATCGAGGAAGCAATGACTCACGGAGTTCACATCAATATCGATAACATATCTATTCTAGAGCAGTTCGGTAATAAATATGGTAACACTTATCCGATTTTGGTAAGAATTAATCCGCATATTTTTGCAGGTGGTAATTACAAAATTTCTACAGGACATATCGATTCTAAATTCGGAATTTCTATTCACCAGGTTCGTCATATTGAAAGAGTGATGAAGTCTACCAATCTGAATGTGGAAGGTCTTCACATGCATACCGGAAGCGAAATTAAAGATCCTGATGTTTTCCTTCAGGCTTTAGAAATTATGTTGGAATTGTCTGAGCATTTCCCTAATCTGAAATATCTGGATATGGGAAGCGGTTTCAAAATTCCTTATCAGGACAGCGAGGAAGAAACCGATGTGAAAACTTTAGGCAAAAAAGTAGAAAAAGTAATTGCAGAATTCTCAAAATCTACCGGAAAGAAATTTGAACTGTGGTTTGAGCCTGGAAAATTCTTGGTTGGAAAAAGCGGATACCTTTTGGTGAAAGCAAATGTCATCAAACAAACTACAGCAACGGTTTTTGTAGGAGTAAATTCAGGATTCAATCATTTGATCCGTCCGATGTTTTACGATTCTTATCACCAGATTGAAAATTTATCTAATCCGAAGGGGGCAGAAAGAATTTACACAGTTGTAGGAAATATTTGTGAAACCGATACTTTTGCTTGGGACAGAAAGCTGAACGAAGTAAGAGAAGGTGATATTTTGGCATTTCATAATGCTGGAGCTTACGGGTTTGAGATGAGTTCCAATTTCAATTCAAGATTAAAACCTGCAGAAGTTCTTTTCTTAGACGGAAAAGCTCATTTGATCAGAAAAAGAGATGAGTTTGAAGATCTTTTGAGAAATCAGATTGAAGTAATTTAA
- a CDS encoding energy transducer TonB, whose protein sequence is MKTLVLFIGLIAANFAMAQDLEDRDESFIVENNKNLLKIDIKEPFLQVAVKGCNDFQVASFEGGAAAYKEILRKYMYTYLNSDFYTLTGDFTFTLTIDAMGKVVDVTGEPKVLNSEVFFDDMQYVVRRIKKDWKPAMCNGQPVKSEMKLKMSFSSLSADM, encoded by the coding sequence ATGAAAACACTTGTATTATTTATCGGACTAATTGCTGCAAATTTTGCAATGGCACAGGATCTAGAAGACAGAGACGAGTCATTTATTGTCGAAAACAATAAAAATCTTTTAAAAATAGACATTAAAGAACCTTTTTTGCAAGTTGCAGTGAAGGGTTGCAACGATTTTCAGGTAGCGAGTTTTGAAGGTGGAGCTGCGGCTTATAAAGAGATTCTCAGAAAATATATGTACACGTATCTCAATTCAGATTTTTATACTTTGACCGGTGATTTTACATTTACCTTGACTATTGATGCAATGGGTAAAGTAGTCGATGTAACAGGAGAACCGAAAGTGTTGAACAGTGAAGTCTTCTTTGATGACATGCAATATGTGGTAAGAAGAATAAAAAAAGACTGGAAACCTGCAATGTGTAACGGACAGCCTGTAAAATCTGAAATGAAACTGAAGATGAGCTTCTCATCATTATCTGCCGACATGTAA
- a CDS encoding 3'-5' exonuclease — MYSIIDIESNGAGFRKECIIDIAIFRYDGHKIVDQFISLVNPESDITPFVQKLTNISPKMVKTAPKFHELAKRVVEITENTTLVGHNIDFDYRMLRQSFQRLGYDFKINTLDTIPLAKKLIPDEVSYSLSKLVKSLGIPLVNAHRAEGDARATLELFKLLISKDTENEIIQKQHDETNAKTYINKIKLLTQDLPSEKGFVYFQNEAGKIIFSDYVQDINKFSKKLFNSKSKKWEHIQTGVEQINFELTGTDIIAKLILNSKGIKKREVLPFGLYFRNDKYLVEKNTLNKTEKPILKFKAFTQGSKAVQFISKIEEFKDVNVFKKKIDFRKRNELWLGTGRKLGEKLFLIIENGKVTSYGFYELFTQIQTMSKLSKLKLDLPLSANDLINDLQLALLKGDFETLPLPK; from the coding sequence ATGTATTCAATCATAGATATAGAAAGCAATGGTGCAGGTTTTAGAAAAGAATGCATTATCGATATCGCTATTTTCAGGTATGACGGTCACAAAATTGTAGACCAGTTTATTTCACTCGTAAATCCGGAAAGCGATATTACACCGTTTGTTCAGAAGCTGACTAATATAAGCCCGAAAATGGTGAAAACGGCTCCGAAATTTCACGAATTGGCCAAAAGAGTAGTAGAAATTACCGAAAATACCACTTTAGTAGGTCATAATATTGATTTCGATTACAGAATGCTGCGTCAATCGTTTCAGAGGCTTGGTTATGATTTCAAAATCAATACTTTAGATACAATTCCATTAGCGAAAAAACTGATTCCCGATGAGGTAAGTTATTCATTAAGTAAACTGGTGAAATCTTTGGGTATTCCTTTGGTAAATGCACATCGTGCAGAAGGTGATGCAAGAGCGACTTTAGAATTGTTTAAGCTATTAATCTCAAAAGATACCGAAAACGAGATTATTCAGAAACAGCACGACGAAACCAATGCAAAGACTTATATCAACAAAATAAAACTGTTAACTCAGGATTTGCCAAGCGAAAAAGGTTTTGTTTATTTCCAGAATGAAGCTGGGAAGATTATTTTTTCCGATTATGTGCAGGATATTAATAAGTTTTCTAAAAAGCTTTTTAACTCCAAATCAAAAAAATGGGAACATATTCAGACTGGCGTTGAGCAAATCAATTTTGAATTGACAGGAACCGATATTATTGCCAAGCTGATTTTAAACTCAAAAGGAATAAAAAAGAGGGAAGTATTGCCTTTCGGACTGTATTTCAGAAATGATAAATATTTAGTCGAAAAAAATACATTAAATAAAACCGAAAAACCGATTCTTAAATTCAAAGCTTTTACACAAGGCTCAAAAGCGGTTCAGTTTATCAGTAAAATAGAAGAATTCAAAGATGTCAATGTTTTCAAAAAGAAGATCGATTTCAGAAAACGAAACGAACTTTGGCTGGGAACGGGTAGAAAATTGGGTGAAAAACTATTTCTTATCATTGAAAACGGAAAAGTTACTTCTTATGGTTTTTATGAGTTGTTTACGCAGATTCAGACGATGAGCAAACTTTCAAAGTTAAAACTTGATTTGCCTTTGTCGGCGAACGACCTCATCAATGACTTACAATTGGCTCTGCTAAAGGGTGATTTCGAAACTTTACCGTTACCGAAATAA
- a CDS encoding energy transducer TonB, whose amino-acid sequence MMRYKFYVFLFLLSTLFFKAQILDEYPKKQDFYEGGLTGFYKEAHDYLVKSNAKECDNNQIYQPRIIVTKEKVIKLIQDSDPENISKNKCAYDLSMEIIKNLEKWKPAEVKGMQFGAITEFIIYPPDLMADYKPGYDGQSFIKYAKYPTGFKEFQREFNANFRTLFRDYQIQGVINLEFYINQKGQISNIRIYPPVDNKAFNVDVIRTMRRLDKTWMPAIYSNIPIKQRIAFPVQFTTSFTEHRTGDEN is encoded by the coding sequence ATGATGAGATATAAATTTTATGTTTTTCTATTTCTTTTAAGCACACTGTTTTTTAAAGCTCAAATTCTGGACGAGTATCCGAAAAAACAAGATTTTTATGAAGGCGGACTGACCGGTTTTTACAAAGAAGCACACGATTATCTTGTGAAATCTAATGCGAAAGAATGTGATAATAATCAAATTTATCAACCGAGGATTATCGTTACCAAAGAGAAAGTAATTAAACTTATTCAGGATAGCGATCCCGAAAATATTTCAAAAAATAAGTGTGCTTACGATTTGTCTATGGAAATCATAAAAAATCTTGAAAAGTGGAAACCTGCAGAAGTAAAAGGAATGCAGTTTGGCGCTATCACAGAATTTATTATCTATCCGCCGGATCTTATGGCTGATTATAAACCCGGATATGATGGACAAAGTTTTATAAAATATGCAAAATATCCAACTGGTTTTAAAGAATTTCAAAGAGAGTTTAATGCTAATTTTAGAACTCTTTTCAGGGATTATCAAATACAGGGTGTTATCAATTTAGAGTTTTATATCAATCAAAAAGGTCAGATTTCAAACATCAGAATCTATCCGCCTGTAGATAATAAAGCTTTCAATGTAGATGTTATAAGAACCATGAGAAGGCTAGATAAGACTTGGATGCCTGCAATTTATTCTAATATTCCTATAAAACAGCGTATAGCTTTTCCTGTGCAATTTACAACGTCATTTACTGAACATCGTACGGGAGACGAAAATTAG
- a CDS encoding thiamine pyrophosphate-dependent enzyme has translation MAKNIAEQIVEMLENANVKRIYAVTGDSLNHLNIAVKKSSIEWIHVRHEEVGAYAAAAEAELDGFAVCAGSCGPGHVHLINGVYEAHRSHVPMLVIASTIPSEEMGMDFFQETNTIKLFDDCSYYNQMITRPEQVQRTLQTAIQHAISKKGVAVIGLPGDVSELDAEEATTSNQIFKTNPVIRPSDEELNQLANLINESEKVTIYCGIGAEKASDEVIELSKYLKSPVGYSFRGKMAIQPNNPNEVGLTGLLGFPSAYHAMHEADLLLLLGTDFPYQKFMPVKNKIIQIDESPERLGRRAKLDLGLTGDVKETIKALLPLLKEKTDVHFLNQQLEFYEKVKEQQLTYVKDFGKEDAIQPEYVAHTLDKLAKKDAIFTVDTGMCCVWGARFITGTGERKMLGSFNHGSMANAMPMAIGASLAHPDRQVIAMCGDGGLSMLLGDMATIFQYKLPVKLIVFNNRALGMVKLEMEVGGMPDNETDMINPDFGMIAQAMGYPGKNVHKPEEVETAINDCLQHDGPYLLNIFTNPNALALPPKIEFDQVIGMTKSMAQLMLGGKMEEALETVKTNYKHIKGLL, from the coding sequence ATGGCTAAAAATATAGCTGAGCAAATTGTTGAAATGCTCGAAAATGCGAATGTGAAAAGAATTTACGCTGTAACAGGCGACAGTCTTAATCATCTGAATATTGCCGTTAAAAAAAGCAGTATCGAATGGATTCATGTGAGACATGAGGAAGTTGGGGCTTACGCAGCGGCGGCAGAAGCGGAATTGGATGGTTTTGCAGTTTGTGCAGGAAGCTGCGGTCCGGGACACGTTCATTTAATAAATGGGGTGTATGAAGCGCACCGATCTCATGTTCCGATGTTGGTGATTGCCTCTACAATTCCTAGTGAAGAAATGGGGATGGATTTTTTCCAGGAAACCAATACGATAAAATTATTTGATGATTGCAGTTATTACAATCAGATGATCACCAGACCGGAGCAGGTACAACGAACTCTTCAAACGGCGATTCAACATGCTATTTCTAAAAAAGGAGTTGCAGTAATTGGTCTTCCGGGCGATGTTTCAGAATTGGATGCTGAAGAAGCAACCACTTCCAATCAGATATTTAAAACAAATCCGGTTATTCGACCTTCAGATGAAGAATTGAATCAATTGGCGAATCTAATTAACGAAAGCGAAAAAGTAACGATCTACTGCGGAATCGGAGCAGAAAAGGCAAGTGATGAAGTTATAGAACTTTCAAAATATTTAAAATCTCCGGTAGGATATTCTTTCCGAGGAAAAATGGCAATTCAACCCAATAATCCTAACGAAGTAGGATTGACGGGACTTTTAGGTTTTCCTTCCGCTTATCACGCGATGCATGAAGCTGATTTGTTGTTGCTTTTAGGGACAGATTTTCCATATCAAAAATTTATGCCCGTTAAAAATAAAATCATTCAAATTGATGAAAGTCCGGAACGCTTAGGCAGAAGAGCTAAGCTGGATTTGGGATTAACAGGAGACGTTAAAGAAACAATAAAAGCATTATTGCCTTTACTAAAAGAAAAAACAGATGTTCATTTCCTTAATCAACAGTTGGAGTTTTATGAAAAAGTAAAAGAACAACAGTTGACGTATGTGAAAGATTTCGGAAAAGAAGATGCTATTCAACCGGAATATGTAGCTCATACTTTAGATAAATTAGCAAAAAAAGATGCGATTTTTACAGTAGACACAGGAATGTGCTGTGTTTGGGGAGCAAGATTTATTACAGGAACAGGCGAGCGTAAAATGTTGGGCTCATTCAATCATGGCTCTATGGCGAATGCAATGCCAATGGCGATTGGTGCTTCTTTGGCTCATCCGGATCGACAGGTGATTGCGATGTGTGGAGACGGCGGTTTATCGATGTTATTAGGAGATATGGCGACTATTTTTCAGTATAAACTTCCGGTAAAATTGATTGTTTTTAACAACAGAGCGCTTGGAATGGTAAAGCTGGAAATGGAAGTTGGCGGAATGCCCGATAATGAAACCGATATGATTAACCCTGATTTTGGAATGATCGCACAGGCGATGGGTTACCCCGGGAAAAATGTTCATAAACCAGAAGAAGTTGAGACAGCTATTAATGATTGCCTTCAGCATGACGGACCTTATTTATTAAATATTTTCACAAATCCTAATGCATTGGCGCTTCCTCCAAAAATTGAATTTGATCAGGTGATCGGGATGACAAAGTCTATGGCTCAGTTGATGCTCGGCGGTAAAATGGAAGAAGCTTTAGAAACCGTTAAAACCAATTATAAACATATTAAAGGATTATTGTAA
- a CDS encoding sigma-54 interaction domain-containing protein: MSNELQNIKNRFGIIGNFPALNRALEKSIQVAPTDISVLVVGESGVGKEFIPKIIHSESKRKHQPYIVVNCGAIPEGTIDSELFGHEKGAFTGATATRKGYFEVADGGTIFLDEVGELPLQTQVRLLRVLESGEFMKVGSSQVQKTNVRIVAATNVNMMKAIHDGRFREDLFYRLNTVQIDMPALRERKGDIHLLFRKFAIDFAEKYRMPEVELEPSAIHYIENYTFPGNVRQLRNLVEQMTVVERERNVSVAKLTEYIPMDAHLPMVVNQPSGQKQTDFGNEREIMYKILFDMRNDINDLKSLTSELIKNRGTADLSNQEKNLISRIYTPEPQQSANANSLLYFENNNSSNQNVQNPTIISNSDDSYEDFEDIEVEENRPESLSLQNNEKDLIVKALEKHNGRRNRAADELGISQRTLYRKIKQYNLEE; this comes from the coding sequence ATGAGTAACGAACTTCAAAATATAAAAAACCGCTTCGGTATCATCGGAAATTTTCCGGCTTTAAACCGAGCTTTAGAAAAATCTATTCAAGTAGCACCCACCGATATTTCCGTTTTGGTAGTTGGGGAAAGTGGTGTAGGAAAAGAATTTATCCCAAAAATCATTCATTCGGAATCTAAAAGAAAACACCAACCATATATTGTTGTCAACTGTGGCGCAATCCCTGAAGGAACGATTGATTCCGAACTTTTTGGGCACGAAAAAGGAGCTTTTACAGGAGCAACTGCCACCAGAAAAGGTTATTTTGAGGTTGCCGATGGCGGAACTATTTTTCTGGATGAGGTAGGTGAATTGCCTTTACAAACACAGGTTCGTTTGTTGAGAGTTCTGGAAAGCGGTGAATTTATGAAAGTAGGTTCTTCGCAGGTTCAGAAAACCAATGTAAGAATCGTTGCCGCAACCAATGTTAATATGATGAAAGCAATTCATGATGGAAGATTCCGTGAAGATTTGTTTTATCGTTTGAATACGGTGCAAATTGATATGCCTGCTTTAAGAGAAAGAAAAGGCGATATTCATCTTCTTTTTAGAAAATTTGCGATCGATTTTGCCGAAAAATACAGAATGCCTGAAGTGGAGCTGGAACCAAGTGCCATTCATTACATCGAAAACTATACTTTCCCTGGAAACGTGCGTCAGCTGAGGAATTTGGTTGAGCAAATGACGGTTGTAGAGCGTGAGCGAAATGTTTCCGTTGCAAAACTTACAGAATATATTCCGATGGATGCTCATTTGCCAATGGTTGTAAATCAGCCGAGCGGACAAAAGCAGACTGATTTTGGCAACGAAAGAGAAATTATGTACAAAATTCTCTTCGATATGCGAAATGATATTAATGATTTAAAATCCTTAACTTCGGAACTCATTAAAAATAGGGGAACTGCAGATCTCAGCAATCAGGAGAAAAATTTGATAAGCAGGATTTATACTCCTGAACCTCAGCAGTCTGCAAATGCCAACTCGTTGCTGTATTTTGAAAACAATAATAGCAGTAATCAGAATGTTCAGAACCCTACAATTATCTCAAATTCTGACGATTCTTATGAAGATTTTGAAGATATTGAGGTAGAAGAAAACAGACCGGAATCGTTGTCTCTTCAGAATAATGAGAAAGATTTAATTGTAAAAGCTTTAGAAAAGCACAACGGAAGAAGAAACAGAGCGGCAGATGAATTGGGGATTTCGCAGAGAACTTTATACAGGAAAATAAAACAATATAACTTAGAAGAATAA
- the miaB gene encoding tRNA (N6-isopentenyl adenosine(37)-C2)-methylthiotransferase MiaB: protein MQEKYIDETKQGEAFAIAEKDGNSKKLFLESYGCQMNFSDSEIVASILNEQGYNTTLKVEEADLILLNTCSIREKAEQTVRMRLAQFKNLKKERPNMTVGVLGCMAERLKTKFLEEEQLVDLVVGPDAYRDLPNLLKETEGGRDAINVILSKEETYADINPVRLGGNGVTAFVTITRGCDNMCTFCVVPFTRGRERSRDPHSIIEECKNLWENGYKEITLLGQNVDSYLWYGGGPKKDFGKASEMQKLTAVNFAQLLDMVAVAVPKMRIRFSTSNPHEMTEEVFKMIAKHDNICKYVHLPVQSGSDRILQLMNRQHTRQEYLDLIKKGKEIVPDISFSQDMIIGFCSETEEDHQLTMSLMREVEYDYGYMFSYSERPGTPAHKKMEDDIPADVKQRRLAEVIALQGELSRKRMEGYVGRVHEVLIEGISKKNKNQWKGRNSQNAVCVFDMQEGQNMGDIVNVFVFNNTQGTLLGETVK from the coding sequence GTGCAGGAAAAATATATAGACGAAACCAAACAGGGAGAAGCTTTTGCAATTGCAGAAAAAGATGGAAATTCTAAGAAACTATTCTTAGAAAGCTATGGCTGTCAGATGAATTTTTCTGATTCTGAAATTGTTGCATCAATTCTTAATGAGCAGGGTTACAATACTACTCTTAAAGTGGAAGAAGCTGATTTAATTCTTCTTAATACCTGTTCGATTCGTGAAAAAGCAGAGCAAACCGTGAGAATGCGTCTTGCTCAGTTCAAAAATCTAAAAAAAGAACGACCAAACATGACGGTTGGTGTTTTGGGTTGTATGGCTGAAAGGCTTAAAACCAAATTTTTAGAAGAAGAACAGCTTGTAGACTTGGTGGTCGGTCCCGATGCATACAGAGATTTACCCAATCTTTTAAAAGAAACTGAAGGCGGTAGAGATGCCATCAATGTTATTCTTTCAAAAGAAGAAACATACGCAGATATTAATCCTGTCCGTTTAGGCGGAAATGGAGTTACAGCTTTCGTGACCATTACGAGAGGTTGCGATAATATGTGTACTTTTTGCGTAGTTCCGTTTACCAGAGGTCGCGAAAGAAGCCGTGACCCGCATTCAATTATTGAAGAATGTAAAAATTTATGGGAAAACGGTTATAAAGAAATTACTTTATTAGGTCAAAACGTTGATTCTTACCTTTGGTACGGAGGCGGTCCTAAAAAAGATTTTGGAAAAGCATCAGAAATGCAAAAATTAACAGCAGTTAATTTTGCTCAGCTTTTAGATATGGTTGCGGTTGCAGTTCCAAAAATGAGAATCCGATTCTCAACTTCCAATCCTCACGAAATGACGGAAGAGGTTTTTAAAATGATTGCCAAGCACGATAATATCTGCAAATACGTTCATTTACCGGTACAAAGTGGAAGTGACAGGATTTTGCAATTGATGAACCGTCAGCATACACGTCAGGAATATTTAGATTTAATTAAAAAAGGAAAAGAAATCGTTCCGGATATTTCATTTTCACAAGATATGATTATCGGTTTTTGTTCTGAAACTGAAGAGGATCATCAATTAACGATGAGCTTGATGCGTGAAGTAGAATACGATTATGGCTATATGTTCTCTTACTCCGAAAGACCGGGAACTCCCGCTCACAAGAAAATGGAAGATGATATCCCTGCAGATGTAAAGCAAAGACGTCTCGCAGAAGTAATTGCTTTGCAGGGCGAGCTTTCAAGAAAAAGAATGGAAGGTTATGTTGGTAGAGTTCATGAAGTTTTAATTGAAGGAATTTCTAAAAAGAACAAAAACCAATGGAAAGGCAGGAATTCCCAAAATGCCGTTTGTGTTTTTGATATGCAGGAAGGTCAAAATATGGGTGACATTGTGAATGTTTTTGTATTCAACAATACGCAAGGCACACTTTTAGGGGAAACAGTGAAATAG
- a CDS encoding MFS transporter, whose protein sequence is MSGSLKKFYIIAWAIGLIFYFLDYVIRSAPAVMIPQLVDNFNTTELKLISMIGTYYYTYSTCSLIAGIALDKFGAKKSLFVGTLILGIGCLLFLLSTQVAGVSGRLLQGAGCAFAFPGCVYLASKGFSSKSLATAIGFTQCIGMLGGTAGQFVVGPWIEEGVNIYTFWLWSGIATIITAFGLFFIIPSEKKAKDLEATQSQHIGYLEPYKIVFKNPQSWLCGITSGLLFAPTTIFAMTWAVAFFEKDKQFVFHDAAITSAMVAFGWVFGCPLLGFITDKIGRRKPVLIGGAVLMIISLLQLIYLPDLYPAKISMFIFGIGSGAAMIPYSVIKEANPDYVKGSATGAINFITFGVTTLLSPIFSKWFGESLGKVSSGDLHFQHSVLFWIGGIVLAIIVSLMLKETGSKVQINNEIG, encoded by the coding sequence ATGAGTGGTTCTTTAAAGAAATTCTATATTATTGCGTGGGCAATTGGTTTGATTTTTTACTTTTTAGATTATGTAATACGGTCTGCTCCTGCAGTAATGATTCCTCAATTGGTTGATAATTTTAATACAACCGAGCTGAAACTCATCAGCATGATAGGAACTTATTATTACACGTATTCTACATGCAGCTTAATTGCCGGCATTGCTTTAGATAAATTCGGTGCAAAAAAATCTCTTTTCGTTGGAACCTTAATTCTGGGAATTGGTTGCTTGTTGTTTTTGCTTTCAACTCAGGTTGCAGGAGTTTCGGGAAGACTTTTGCAGGGAGCGGGATGCGCATTTGCTTTTCCTGGATGTGTTTATCTTGCGAGTAAAGGTTTTTCGTCAAAATCTTTAGCGACAGCGATTGGTTTTACGCAATGTATAGGAATGTTAGGCGGAACTGCCGGGCAATTTGTAGTAGGACCTTGGATAGAAGAGGGTGTTAATATTTATACATTTTGGCTTTGGTCAGGAATTGCAACGATTATTACCGCTTTCGGTCTCTTCTTTATTATTCCCAGTGAAAAAAAAGCGAAGGATTTAGAGGCGACTCAAAGTCAACATATCGGGTATTTAGAACCATATAAAATCGTTTTTAAAAATCCTCAATCCTGGCTTTGCGGGATTACTTCAGGGTTACTTTTTGCTCCGACAACGATATTTGCCATGACTTGGGCGGTTGCTTTTTTCGAGAAAGATAAACAGTTTGTTTTTCATGATGCAGCAATTACGAGCGCGATGGTTGCTTTTGGCTGGGTTTTCGGATGTCCTTTACTTGGTTTTATTACCGATAAAATAGGCCGAAGAAAGCCTGTTTTGATTGGTGGTGCCGTTCTGATGATCATTAGCTTATTACAGTTGATTTACCTGCCAGATTTATATCCTGCCAAAATAAGCATGTTTATTTTTGGAATAGGTTCAGGAGCGGCGATGATTCCGTATTCTGTAATTAAAGAGGCCAATCCGGATTATGTAAAAGGAAGTGCTACGGGAGCTATTAATTTTATCACTTTTGGAGTCACCACTTTATTAAGCCCTATTTTCAGCAAATGGTTTGGGGAAAGTTTGGGGAAAGTTTCTTCTGGCGATCTGCATTTTCAGCATTCCGTATTATTCTGGATTGGCGGAATTGTTTTGGCGATTATTGTTTCGCTAATGCTTAAGGAAACAGGAAGTAAGGTTCAGATTAATAATGAAATAGGATAA
- a CDS encoding PDDEXK nuclease domain-containing protein, with protein sequence MSNLQPNDLFQNISALLDNARKKMVVAVNQTMVITYFEIGRMIVEDEQNGENRAEYGKALLEDLSTHLMEKFGKGFSVTNLKQMRQFYLSYSIPQTLSAEVKSSIGQTLSDEFQNVNKENISKEHFPATNFNLSWSHYLKLMRIKDINERKFYEIESFKNNWSLRELQRQYDSALYARLSLSKNKEEVIQLSEKGQVVEKPKDLIKDPYVLEFLGLSEKPNYSENELETELIDKLEHFLLELGTGFAFVARQKRITFDEKHFKIDLVFYNRILKCFVLIDLKIGELKHQDLGQMQMYVNFYDREVKLNDENKTIGIILCQDKSEALVRYTLPEDNEHVFASKYLTVLPSKEDFINILNSDNGKIS encoded by the coding sequence ATGAGCAATCTGCAACCAAATGATCTTTTTCAGAATATTTCTGCATTACTTGATAATGCAAGAAAGAAAATGGTTGTGGCTGTTAATCAGACAATGGTAATTACCTATTTTGAGATTGGCAGAATGATTGTAGAAGACGAACAAAACGGTGAAAATCGCGCAGAATATGGTAAAGCTTTGCTTGAAGACCTATCGACTCATTTGATGGAGAAATTCGGAAAAGGATTTTCGGTAACGAATTTAAAACAAATGAGACAATTTTATTTGTCATATTCAATTCCACAGACACTTTCTGCGGAAGTCAAGTCTTCAATTGGTCAGACACTGTCTGACGAATTTCAAAATGTTAACAAAGAAAACATATCAAAAGAACATTTTCCTGCCACTAACTTCAATCTTTCATGGTCGCATTATTTGAAACTAATGCGCATTAAAGATATCAACGAAAGAAAATTTTACGAAATCGAAAGCTTTAAAAATAATTGGAGCTTAAGAGAATTACAAAGACAATATGACTCAGCGTTATACGCAAGATTATCTTTAAGTAAAAATAAAGAAGAAGTTATTCAACTTTCTGAAAAGGGACAAGTTGTAGAAAAACCAAAAGATCTTATAAAAGATCCCTATGTTTTGGAATTTCTTGGATTATCTGAAAAGCCAAATTATTCTGAAAACGAATTGGAAACCGAATTAATAGATAAATTAGAACATTTTCTATTAGAACTAGGAACTGGTTTTGCTTTTGTAGCAAGACAAAAAAGAATAACTTTTGATGAAAAACATTTTAAGATCGATTTGGTTTTTTACAACAGGATTTTAAAATGTTTTGTTTTAATTGATTTAAAAATAGGCGAATTAAAACATCAGGATCTTGGTCAAATGCAGATGTATGTTAACTTTTATGATCGGGAAGTTAAATTAAACGACGAAAATAAAACTATTGGAATTATTCTCTGTCAGGATAAGAGCGAAGCATTAGTAAGATATACGTTACCAGAAGATAATGAGCACGTTTTTGCGAGTAAATATCTTACAGTTTTGCCAAGTAAAGAAGATTTTATTAACATTTTAAACTCAGACAATGGAAAAATTTCATAA